Proteins encoded together in one Solanum lycopersicum chromosome 7, SLM_r2.1 window:
- the LOC138337532 gene encoding uncharacterized protein: MRYHLQDYRESEREPKNGKELFNYRHASLRNVIERTFGAWKSRFRILRQGMNNYECDMQVKIVIACAVLHNFLREHQSSDGIFNEYENDDMVVDESDELLAQGNNIASSSRSSDSEMQAHREEIVHKMWEDYIKE; this comes from the coding sequence ATGCGCTATCATTTGCAGGACTACCGAGAAAGTGAAAGAGAGCCTAAGAATGGAAAAGAGCTATTTAACTATAGACATGCTTCTCTGCGCAATGTAATTGAAAGAACTTTTGGTGCGTGGAAAAGTAGATTCAGAATACTAAGACAAGGCATGAACAACTATGAATGTGACATGCAAGTGAAAATAGTAATTGCTTGCGCtgtattgcataattttttacgtgaacaccaaagtagtgatggaatattcaatgaatatgaaaatgatgatatggttgttgatgaaagtGACGAACTATTGGCTCAGGGAAACAACATCGCTTCATCTTCTCGATCATCTGATTCGGAAATGCAAGCTCATCGAGAAGAGATTGTTCATAAAATGTGggaagattatattaaagaatag